From one Trifolium pratense cultivar HEN17-A07 linkage group LG1, ARS_RC_1.1, whole genome shotgun sequence genomic stretch:
- the LOC123911020 gene encoding protein IQ-DOMAIN 23-like: MGFLRRLFGAKKPAPPSNGSGTKPNKDTNKKKWSFAKQSGRRRSLPPPPPPQPTDFIQFDSSTSLERNKHAIAVAAATAAVAEAALTAARAAAEVVRLTSNGVGGSSAVSRPRVRVDHPRLPVETAAVKIQSAFRGYLARRALRALKSLVKLQALVRGHIVRKQSADMLRRMQTLVRLQTQARASRAHLSTSDNLHSFKSSLSHYPVPEEYEHSHPVYTTKFGGSSMLKRCSSNANVRKIESEKPRYGPNWLDHWMQDNSCNKIKNTSSKNRQADNKKCDKILEVDTWKPHDSPSKYSTKPQNQSLPRTADNSPQTFSASSKTGNGVRRATPFTPTRSECSWSFLGGYSGYPNYMANTESSKAKVRSQSAPRQRVEFERCSSTRKPFKGFWDVGPTNSDQDSEYEYSRSHKVSPALSRFNRIGSSNNLR, from the exons ATGGGATTTCTCCGGCGACTCTTTGGCGCCAAAAAACCGGCTCCTCCCTCTAATGGGTCGGGTACCAAGCCTAACAAAGACACTAATAAGAAAAAATGGAGCTTTGCCAAACAAAGTGGCAGAAGAAGGTCACTCCCGCCACCTCCGCCGCCGCAACCAACTGATTTCATCCAATTTGACTCCTCAACTTCCTTAGAACGCAACAAACATGCAATTGCTGTTGCTGCAGCTACAGCAGCAGTAGCCGAGGCTGCTCTAACCGCTGCTCGTGCTGCTGCTGAGGTGGTTAGACTGACAAGCAACGGTGTCGGTGGAAGTAGTGCCGTAAGCAGACCCAGAGTGCGTGTTGACCATCCACGGTTGCCGGTGGAGACCGCCGCTGTTAAAATACAGTCAGCTTTCCGCGGTTATTTG GCTAGGAGGGCGTTGAGAGCACTTAAATCATTGGTAAAGTTGCAAGCATTAGTTAGAGGGCACATAGTGAGAAAACAAAGTGCAGATATGCTTAGGCGTATGCAAACATTAGTGAGACTGCAGACACAGGCACGTGCAAGTCGTGCCCACTTATCAACATCAGATAATTTGCATTCTTTTAAGTCTTCACTTTCTCATTACCCT GTCCCTGAAGAATATGAGCATTCACATCCTGTCTACACTACAAAATTCGGTGGATCTTCCATGCTCAAG AGATGCAGTTCCAATGCAAATGTTAGGAAGATTGAGTCAGAAAAACCACGTTATGGTCCCAATTGGTTAGACCATTGGATGCAAGATAACTcatgtaacaaaataaaaaacacttcATCAAAGAATCGACAAGCCGATAATAAAAAATGCGACAAGATTCTCGAAGTAGATACTTGGAAGCCACATGATTCAccatcaaaatattcaacaaaaCCTCAAAATCAAAGTCTCCCGCGTACCGCTGATAATAGTCCACAAACATTTTCTGCTTCTTCAAAAACTGGAAATGGTGTAAGGAGAGCTACACCCTTTACACCTACAAGGAGTGAGTGTTCATGGAGTTTCTTAGGTGGATACTCTGGTTACCCTAACTACATGGCAAATACTGAATCTTCTAAAGCTAAGGTTAGATCACAAAGTGCACCAAGACAAAGGGTTGAGTTTGAGAGATGCAGTTCAACTAGAAAACCTTTTAAGGGATTTTGGGATGTGGGGCCTACTAATTCAGACCAAGATTCTGAATATGAATATTCAAGGAGTCACAAAGTCTCACCTGCTTTGAGTCGTTTTAATAGAATTGGAAGTAGTAATAATTTAAGGTGA
- the LOC123911013 gene encoding protein FAR1-RELATED SEQUENCE 7-like translates to MDGDRNKLGNVHEENVDVGPETSNNLDLNVEQNSSSPNVVHANGSQSGVASVNVVCSNAILGIGTVFESDEHAYKFYNKYARLMGFNVRKDWVNRSKVHGMVVSRKFTCSKEGYRRKDKRDDNVKKHRKETRTGCLAHMIITRQPDGKYQVTHFEGQHNHDDINSINSNMLLLELQNEINVAQAVEVDSNNNLEPKSRSALSMVNKKLDARDSLDQLSMNYDNYLHSVRERDISKGEAGRLLGYFQRQHFENPTFFHAIQLDVDDKVTNVFWADDNMVADYDHFGDVVCLDTTCRTNRVMRPFVQFLGVNHHKQVLIFAAAFLYDETIESFNWLFRTFIGAMSGKKPKAIITEQDATIIEAVNTVLPETNRYTCVWQMYENTLKHLSYFVKDAESFANDLRSCIYDPKDEEEFAHAWEAMLQKYNLQQNEWLRWMYREREKLAVFFGQNTFFVDVKGFHLGEVLSRKLRSYLNPDLDVVQFCNHFERVVDEQRYKEIEADDEMKGCFPKLMGNVVMLKHASVAYTPRAFEVFQQRYEKSLNVLVNQHNVDGSLFEYKVNTFGQARQYSVTFNSLDDTVVCSCMKFEHVGFLCSHALKVLDYRNIKVVPSRYILERWTKDARLANIREIKHCKMQDNPKLVVASCYKDLCHRLVKLSARASESVEAYQFAVRQLDEVMEGVQKILILKGEEEDASESAPAEIFRNGHATEDQDVSNRVSGEIDRSATQDIAQTTVNYNQTDSDRILNAEVHPPNTVVCISSPSSPYVSSQSVTPNSLLQGLFGFEANQVVQCMYEQPDLVLNHQSNTNLFQPPNYYSNQQSSPCRSHLSQVPIIQNTYHESMPSNNQTRQGMDLDIQNPHSESCIMLPTLHNGLKDHG, encoded by the exons ATGGATGGTGATCGTAACAAGTTAGGTAATGTGCATGAAGAAAATGTTGATGTTGGACCTGAAACATCGAATAATTTGGACTTGAATGTGGAGCAAAACAGTTCCAGCCCAAATGTTGTTCATGCTAATGGCTCTCAATCTGGTGTCGCATCAGTAAATGTAGTCTGCAGCAATGCAATATTGGGAATTGGTACCGTATTTGAGTCTGATGAACATGCATACAAATTCTATAACAAGTATGCCAGATTAATGGGTTTCAATGTTAGAAAAGATTGGGTAAATAGGAGTAAGGTACATGGTATGGTGGTTTCTAGGAAATTTACCTGCTCGAAAGAGGGATACCGTAGGAAAGACAAGAGAGATGATAATGTGAAGAAACATCGGAAGGAGACGAGAACTGGCTGTTTGGCACACATGATCATCACTCGTCAACCAGACGGGAAATACCAGGTCACTCATTTTGAAGGACAACATAATCATGATGATATAAACTCGATCAATTCTAACATGTTATTACTAGAGTTGCAAAATGAAATTAATGTTGCTCAAGCTGTGGAGGTTGACTCTAATAATAATTTGGAACCCAAATCTAGGTCAGCATTAAGTATggtgaataaaaaattagatgcACGTGATTCTCTTGATCAACTGTCCATGAATTATGACAACTACCTTCATTCTGTAAGGGAAAGAGATATAAGTAAAGGAGAAGCGGGGCGTTTGCTTGGTTATTTTCAAAGGCAACACTTTGAAAATCCAACATTTTTTCATGCCATACAGCTTGATGTTGATGACAAGGTAACAAATGTATTTTGGGCTGATGACAATATGGTGGCTGATTACGACCATTTTGGGGATGTTGTTTGTTTAGATACAACTTGCAGAACAAACAGAGTTATGCGGCCATTTGTACAGTTTTTAGGTGTTAATCATCACAAACAAGTATTAATATTTGCTGCTGCTTTTTTGTATGATGAGACCATTGAATCATTTAATTGGTTATTTCGAACATTCATCGGCGCAATGTCTGGGAAAAAGCCAAAGGCCATTATAACAGAACAAGATGCTACAATCATTGAAGCAGTCAATACGGTTTTACCTGAAACAAACCGGTATACATGTGTATGGCAGATGTATGAGAATACTCTGAAACACCTCAGCTATTTTGTTAAAGATGCTGAATCATTTGCAAATGATCTAAGGAGTTGTATATATGACCCCAAGGATGAGGAAGAATTTGCCCATGCTTGGGAGGCTATGCTGCAGAAGTATAACCTCCAGCAAAATGAATGGTTGAGATGGATGTATAGAGAAAGGGAGAAATTGGCTGTTTTCTTTGGTCAGAATACCTTTTTTGTAGATGTCAAAGGCTTTCATTTAGGTGAGGTTTTGTCTCGTAAGCTTAGAAGTTATCTAAATCCTGACCTTGATGTAGTTCAATTTTGTAACCATTTTGAAAGGGTGGTAGATGAGCAACGCTATAAAGAAATAGAAGCTGATGATGAGATGAAGGGATGTTTTCCAAAGTTAATGGGTAATGTGGTTATGTTGAAACATGCAAGTGTTGCTTATACTCCAAGAGCATTTGAAGTATTTCAGCAAAGATATGAGAAATCTTTGAATGTTCTTGTCAACCAGCACAACGTAGATGGATCTTTGTTTGAGTATAAAGTGAATACATTTGGCCAGGCTAGACAATACAGTGTCACCTTCAATTCTTTAGATGATACAGTTGTCTGCAGTTGTATGAAGTTTGAACATGTTGGTTTTCTGTGTAGCCATGCACTAAAAGTTCTTGATTATAGAAACATAAAAGTAGTTCCATCTCGTTACATCTTGGAGAGATGGACAAAAGATGCAAGGTTGGCAAATATCAGGGAGATTAAACACTGTAAAATGCAAGATAACCCTAAGTTGGTTGTAGCAAGCTGTTACAAAGATTTGTGCCACAGACTTGTCAAGTTATCAGCAAGAGCTTCTGAATCCGTGGAAGCTTATCAATTTGCCGTGAGGCAGCTTGATGAAGTGATGGAAGGAGTGCAGAAAATCTTGATTTTGAAAGGTGAGGAAGAAGATGCTTCAGAAAGTGCGCCTGCAGAGATCTTTCGGAATGGACATGCAACTGAGGATCAGGATGTAAGTAACAGAGTAAGTGGAGAAATTGACAGGAGCGCTACACAGGATATTGCCCAAACAACGGTGAATTATAATCAAACGGATTCAGACAGGATTTTAAATGCAGAAGTACATCCTCCAAATACCGTTGTCTGCATATCAAGCCCCTCATCTCCATATGTTTCATCTCAATCCGTGACACCAAATTCCCTTTTGCAG GGCTTATTTGGTTTTGAAGCCAATCAAGTGGTTCAATGTATGTATGAACAGCCTGATCTTGTGTTGAACCATCAATCTAATACTAACCTGTTCCAACCACCAAACTACTATTCTAATCAACAGAGTTCTCCTTGCCGATCTCACCTATCGCAG GTTCCTATCATCCAAAACACATACCATGAATCCATGCCAAGCAATAATCAGACGCGACAG gggATGGATCTTGATATCCAAAATCCTCATTCAGAATCCTGTATCATGCTTCCGACCCTGCACAACGGATTAAAGGACCATGGTTGA
- the LOC123902593 gene encoding putative non-specific lipid-transfer protein 14, whose product MELCTNGSYKLLRIIGILMLLLSSAPFVLAYIECSTVSQLFSACSIFISYGTPDPIPGSPCCDAMLGLSIIANSGDNKQSVCRCIMGLLQNYSTNATAIGTLPGLCGISLGFTIIPNPQCIL is encoded by the coding sequence ATGGAACTTTGTACAAATGGAAGCTACAAATTATTAAGAATAATTGGAATTTTGATGTTACTATTATCCTCTGCCCCTTTTGTGTTAGCATACATAGAATGCTCCACAGTTTCTCAACTTTTTTCTGCATGCTCCATATTCATCAGCTATGGTACCCCAGACCCAATTCCAGGGTCCCCATGTTGTGATGCCATGTTAGGATTAAGTATAATTGCTAATTCAGGTGATAATAAGCAATCTGTTTGTAGATGCATAATGGGCCTTCTTCAAAATTACAGCACAAATGCCACAGCTATAGGTACCTTGCCAGGTTTATGTGGTATTTCTTTGGGCTTCACAATTATTCCTAATCCACAATGTATACTTTAA
- the LOC123901863 gene encoding protein MEN-8-like, with amino-acid sequence MASIVSIRCQVAMVLLLVVALGTQMGEAQNTCPTQLTNLNVCAPFVLPGAPNTGPSAECCAALQGTNRDCLCNTLRIASQLTSQCQLPSFGCVLN; translated from the exons ATGGCAAGTATTGTTTCAATAAGGTGCCAAGTTGCAATGGTGCTACTATTGGTTGTGGCATTAGGAACCCAAATGGGTGAGGCACAAAATACATGTCCAACTCAACTAACCAATCTGAATGTTTGTGCACCATTTGTGTTACCTGGTGCACCCAACACTGGACCAAGTGCTGAATGTTGTGCTGCACTTCAAGGAACCAACCGTGATTGTCTTTGCAACACTCTTAGAATCGCTTCTCAACTTACTTCTCAGTGCCAACTCCCATCTTTTGGTTGCG TTCTGAATTAG